One genomic segment of Bradyrhizobium diazoefficiens includes these proteins:
- a CDS encoding prepilin-type N-terminal cleavage/methylation domain-containing protein, whose product MERQPTLSAARAEDLVDARGFALIEILCVLAIIGLLAAIILPAVPHTTTRAKLESYAVETAALLKADRNAALRRQTRVTTVVDAEARAIRSGVTGQIIRLPRDVVMAATLASRCADRAAGRSIDFFPSGMSCGGTIALARPGMGYEVRVNWLTGGVEIVLQKLL is encoded by the coding sequence GTGGAACGGCAGCCGACATTGTCAGCGGCGCGCGCTGAGGACCTCGTTGATGCGCGCGGCTTCGCGCTGATCGAGATCCTGTGCGTGCTCGCCATCATCGGGCTGCTCGCGGCGATCATCCTGCCGGCTGTCCCGCACACGACGACGCGTGCCAAGCTGGAGAGCTATGCGGTCGAGACCGCAGCCCTCCTGAAGGCCGACCGCAACGCGGCGCTGCGCCGGCAGACCAGGGTGACGACCGTGGTGGATGCGGAGGCGCGCGCGATCCGTTCGGGCGTCACCGGACAAATCATCCGCCTGCCCCGCGACGTGGTGATGGCGGCGACGCTGGCCTCGCGCTGCGCCGACCGGGCGGCGGGGCGGTCGATCGATTTCTTTCCGTCGGGCATGTCGTGCGGCGGGACGATCGCGCTGGCGCGGCCCGGCATGGGCTATGAGGTGCGCGTCAACTGGCTGACCGGAGGGGTCGAGATTGTCCTGCAGAAGCTGCTCTGA
- the gspG gene encoding type II secretion system major pseudopilin GspG, with translation MTKHPSLRRGRRRAARGEAGFTLVEMLVVITIIGMIMALVGPRVLNYLSESKAKAAKIQIESFSSALDLYYLDLGRYPTSNEGLTALTRSNNQAGWNGPYLRGGMVPNDPWGHIYVYRSPGASAPYEIISLGSDGQEGGSGTAADIVSGAR, from the coding sequence GTGACCAAACATCCATCGTTAAGGCGCGGCCGGCGGCGTGCGGCCCGAGGTGAGGCCGGCTTCACGCTCGTCGAGATGCTGGTCGTCATCACCATTATCGGGATGATCATGGCGCTGGTCGGCCCGCGGGTGCTGAACTATCTCAGCGAGTCCAAAGCGAAGGCGGCGAAGATCCAGATCGAGAGCTTCTCCAGCGCACTTGATCTCTATTATCTCGATCTCGGCCGCTATCCGACCTCGAACGAGGGCCTCACCGCGCTGACCCGCAGCAACAACCAGGCCGGCTGGAACGGGCCTTATTTGCGCGGCGGCATGGTGCCGAATGACCCCTGGGGCCACATCTATGTCTATCGCTCGCCGGGCGCGAGCGCGCCTTACGAGATCATCTCGCTCGGATCGGACGGTCAGGAAGGCGGCAGTGGAACGGCAGCCGACATTGTCAGCGGCGCGCGCTGA
- a CDS encoding general secretion pathway protein GspJ: MRRLRRTLADEAGFTLLEVLLATLLMTVILAALATVTAQWLPNWNRGIARVQRAERLATGLDRIVADLSVAEQMTVNGDAKVPLFDGAELSVTFLRTALGPSTRPGLEFIRLIEKADSQGLALVRERAPFQPMPTDGQIRFVDQVVLIRAPFRVSFSYAGPDGQWQPTWRGQSQLPDRIRITVRNGANGQVLAVSGAVIPHITAPAECARAKNPTTCVAARTGPQQAQKEEQQL, encoded by the coding sequence ATGAGGCGCCTGCGCCGCACGCTGGCCGATGAGGCGGGCTTCACCCTGCTCGAAGTGTTGCTTGCGACGCTGCTGATGACGGTCATCCTGGCGGCGCTGGCGACGGTGACGGCGCAATGGCTGCCGAACTGGAATCGCGGCATCGCGCGGGTGCAGCGGGCCGAACGTCTCGCCACCGGGCTCGACCGCATCGTCGCCGATTTGTCGGTCGCCGAGCAGATGACCGTGAACGGCGACGCCAAGGTGCCGCTGTTCGACGGCGCCGAATTGTCGGTGACCTTCCTGCGCACCGCGCTCGGTCCGAGCACGCGTCCGGGTCTCGAATTCATCCGCCTGATCGAGAAGGCCGATTCGCAGGGGTTGGCGCTGGTGCGCGAGCGCGCGCCGTTCCAGCCGATGCCGACCGACGGGCAAATCCGCTTCGTCGACCAGGTCGTGCTGATCCGCGCCCCGTTCCGCGTCAGCTTCTCCTATGCCGGACCGGACGGGCAATGGCAGCCGACCTGGCGCGGCCAGAGCCAGCTGCCGGATCGCATCCGCATCACCGTGCGCAACGGCGCCAACGGGCAGGTGCTCGCGGTCTCAGGCGCGGTGATCCCGCACATCACGGCGCCCGCCGAATGCGCGCGGGCCAAGAATCCGACCACCTGCGTGGCGGCGCGCACCGGGCCGCAACAGGCGCAGAAAGAGGAGCAGCAATTGTGA
- a CDS encoding GspE/PulE family protein, whose product MRDRSAESFRQHLLEKYSLPLRAHAHADKSANPALTRPLRELWEATDLSATEFADEVSHYFDLPRLNLPQLLAATPRLDGFSRRFLRESTIFPFIAPDDGVRLAVADPSDTAATRAAEIVFGTPVDVVVASYEDITTVLDQRADADDATADRSGRSVAQQSDDDIESLRDLASGAPVVRALNDLLERAVDLRASDIHVEPFRAGLTVRMRVDGLLRALPSPQGIPPQALISRIKILASLNIAERRLPQDGAARVRVGRSEIDVRVATMPTQHGESAVIRLLPRDRGLLEMSKLGLSARDERAMTRMLAMPHGMIVITGPTGSGKTTTLATMLSILNEPTRKILTIEDPVEYEIPGINQSQVKPSIGLTFASAMRAFVRQDPDVIMVGEVRDAETAHIAIHAALTGHLVLTTLHTETAAAAVPRLIDLGIEGFLLKSTLRAVVAQRLVRMLCDRCKVPHALTEADLAKDPRFAVIGFKCGEVVHEAGGCERCGGTGYRGRNGVFEILEMSDEVRGLIGPQTDSHSIDAAAMRGGMTTMLEDAVAKCRAGLTTVPEVFRVTTVR is encoded by the coding sequence ATGCGCGACCGCTCCGCAGAGAGCTTCCGGCAGCACCTCCTGGAAAAATATTCACTGCCGCTGCGGGCGCATGCCCATGCGGACAAGTCGGCCAATCCCGCGCTGACGCGCCCCTTACGCGAATTGTGGGAGGCCACCGATCTTTCCGCCACCGAATTCGCCGATGAAGTATCGCATTATTTCGATCTGCCGCGGCTGAATCTTCCGCAATTGCTCGCGGCGACACCTCGTCTCGACGGGTTTTCGCGCCGTTTCCTGCGCGAATCCACCATCTTTCCCTTCATTGCGCCGGACGACGGTGTTCGGCTCGCTGTCGCCGACCCCTCCGACACGGCCGCCACGCGCGCCGCGGAAATCGTGTTCGGAACACCGGTCGATGTCGTCGTAGCGTCATATGAGGATATTACGACCGTTCTCGATCAACGGGCCGATGCCGACGACGCGACTGCCGATCGAAGCGGCAGAAGCGTTGCGCAGCAGTCCGACGACGATATCGAGAGCCTGCGCGATCTCGCCAGCGGCGCACCTGTGGTGCGCGCGCTCAACGATCTCTTGGAGCGCGCGGTGGACTTGCGTGCGAGCGACATCCACGTCGAGCCGTTCCGCGCTGGGCTCACGGTGCGCATGCGCGTCGATGGCCTGCTGCGCGCGCTGCCGTCGCCGCAGGGCATCCCGCCGCAGGCGCTGATCTCGCGCATCAAGATTCTCGCCAGCCTCAACATCGCCGAACGGCGCCTGCCGCAGGACGGCGCCGCCCGCGTGCGTGTGGGGCGCAGCGAGATCGACGTTCGCGTCGCCACCATGCCGACGCAGCACGGCGAGAGCGCCGTCATCCGTCTGTTGCCGCGCGACCGCGGCCTCTTGGAAATGAGCAAGCTCGGCCTCAGCGCCCGCGACGAACGCGCAATGACGCGGATGCTGGCAATGCCGCACGGCATGATCGTGATCACCGGGCCGACCGGCAGCGGCAAGACCACGACGCTTGCGACCATGCTGTCGATCCTGAACGAGCCGACGCGCAAGATCCTCACCATCGAGGATCCCGTCGAGTACGAGATCCCCGGCATTAACCAGTCGCAGGTCAAGCCGTCGATCGGATTGACCTTCGCCTCCGCCATGCGCGCCTTCGTGCGCCAGGACCCCGACGTGATCATGGTCGGCGAGGTCCGCGACGCCGAGACCGCGCATATCGCCATCCATGCCGCACTGACCGGCCACCTCGTGCTGACGACGCTGCACACCGAGACGGCGGCGGCCGCGGTGCCGCGCCTGATCGATCTCGGCATCGAGGGTTTTCTGCTGAAGTCGACGCTGCGTGCGGTGGTGGCGCAACGGCTGGTGCGCATGCTGTGCGACCGCTGCAAGGTGCCGCACGCGCTGACCGAGGCCGATCTCGCCAAGGACCCGCGCTTTGCGGTGATCGGCTTCAAGTGCGGCGAGGTCGTGCACGAGGCCGGCGGCTGCGAACGCTGCGGCGGCACCGGCTATCGCGGCCGCAACGGTGTGTTCGAGATCCTCGAAATGTCTGACGAGGTGCGCGGGCTGATCGGGCCGCAGACCGACTCCCACTCCATCGATGCCGCCGCGATGCGTGGCGGCATGACGACGATGTTGGAGGATGCGGTCGCCAAATGCCGGGCCGGATTGACGACCGTGCCCGAGGTCTTCCGCGTCACGACGGTGCGATGA
- a CDS encoding type IV pilus modification PilV family protein — translation MSCRSCSDGAAGFTLIEALVALAIIVAVLGTIGSVIATTAKGTRSIDQRLALAGTAERLLADLPPRALLKPGRQSGELSGTRWRVDIAPMNVAGEDPAANRFVPMAVNLRLQRGDGAAIQITTVKLVPRATQ, via the coding sequence TTGTCCTGCAGAAGCTGCTCTGACGGCGCCGCCGGCTTCACCCTGATCGAGGCGCTGGTGGCGCTTGCGATCATCGTCGCCGTGCTCGGAACCATCGGCTCGGTCATCGCCACGACGGCGAAGGGCACGCGCTCGATCGACCAGCGGCTGGCGCTGGCCGGCACCGCCGAGCGGCTGCTGGCAGACCTGCCGCCGCGGGCCTTGCTGAAGCCGGGCCGGCAGAGTGGCGAGCTGTCCGGCACACGCTGGCGCGTCGACATCGCGCCGATGAACGTCGCGGGCGAGGATCCCGCCGCCAACCGCTTCGTGCCGATGGCCGTCAATCTGCGCCTCCAGCGCGGCGACGGCGCTGCGATCCAGATCACGACGGTGAAGCTGGTGCCGAGGGCCACACAATGA
- a CDS encoding PilN domain-containing protein, with protein MSSLDSVRAILDTWTGTVAGTAVAGLERMVSPRVVRLVETESGTFALETAKPENVPKEIAFEDGKFASPNLAQIVRGSRVEIVLRRARFLFRPLELPARAADFLEGIVRAQIDRLTPWSASDAVFGCSAPVPHGSESITTEIAAAPRKLAMSYVEAVSPFHPAAIAVATETAEGGRIKVFEQRSRGAIDPARLSRTLQLVLAVAAVAAVIGSVTAGYLADSLSAQESKLERQITQRRAALRGADGGERSPLALLERRKYETPASVIVLESLSRLLPDHTYVTELHLAGNKLQIGGITRDAPSLIPLIEQSQHFTRATFYAPTTRSSSDPGERFHIEAQIEPRNVP; from the coding sequence ATGAGTTCGCTCGATTCTGTTCGCGCCATTCTCGATACCTGGACCGGCACCGTGGCCGGCACGGCGGTTGCCGGCCTCGAGCGGATGGTGTCGCCGCGCGTGGTGCGGCTGGTCGAGACCGAGAGCGGCACCTTTGCGCTGGAGACGGCAAAGCCGGAGAACGTTCCGAAGGAGATCGCGTTCGAGGACGGCAAGTTCGCAAGTCCCAACCTGGCGCAGATCGTCCGCGGCAGCCGGGTCGAGATCGTGCTGCGGAGGGCGCGCTTCCTGTTCCGTCCGCTGGAGCTGCCGGCGCGCGCCGCCGATTTCCTCGAGGGTATCGTGCGGGCGCAGATCGATCGGCTGACACCGTGGAGCGCGAGCGATGCCGTGTTCGGGTGCAGCGCCCCGGTGCCGCATGGCAGCGAGAGCATCACCACCGAGATCGCCGCCGCACCGCGCAAGTTGGCGATGAGCTATGTCGAGGCGGTCTCCCCCTTCCATCCGGCCGCGATCGCGGTCGCGACTGAGACCGCCGAGGGCGGCCGCATCAAGGTGTTCGAGCAGAGGTCGCGCGGCGCGATCGATCCGGCCCGGCTGAGCCGGACGCTGCAACTGGTGCTCGCCGTCGCCGCCGTCGCCGCGGTGATCGGGTCGGTGACCGCGGGTTATCTCGCCGACAGCCTCAGCGCGCAGGAGAGCAAGCTCGAGCGGCAGATCACCCAGCGCCGCGCCGCGCTGCGTGGCGCCGACGGCGGCGAGCGTTCGCCGCTCGCATTGCTCGAACGCCGCAAATACGAGACGCCGGCGAGCGTGATCGTGCTGGAATCGCTGAGCCGTCTGCTGCCGGACCACACCTATGTCACCGAGCTGCATCTGGCCGGCAACAAGCTCCAGATCGGCGGCATCACCCGCGATGCGCCCTCGCTGATCCCGCTGATCGAGCAGTCCCAGCATTTCACCCGCGCCACCTTCTACGCCCCGACGACGCGCAGTTCGTCAGATCCCGGCGAGCGCTTCCACATCGAGGCGCAGATCGAGCCGAGGAACGTGCCATGA
- a CDS encoding type II secretion system F family protein, whose translation MPNYRYRALNANGDLISGAIAAPAPGDVGPRIERLGLVLVDNVTPDEGGAAGGFFNLFNKPKPEDVTIFTRDLALLLRAGARINDGLELLAADPDFGRLRSVVADIRSRVVSGESFAEALARHEGLFPPMYIALVRVGEASGSLDQVLEVLAGERARGEALRRRLSDAIRYPLFVLGAAGCVLLFFLSFVLPQFASVLQDFGAKVDPVVGVFLNISTFLRSNSDTVLAGLAVIIAATWLMLRQQRIRHGITNAIVRLPAIRNIMSAYRTALFCRNLGLLLGSGVNLTTTLRILIDMMATTGPSAVWSDAADRVRHGSKLSDALAETEALPAMAVRMLRLGDETGQLPMLSGRVAEFYETKLQRTLDRAVGVAGPAAIIAISLVVGGLITSVMTALMSVSQIVG comes from the coding sequence ATGCCGAACTATCGCTACCGCGCGCTCAATGCCAACGGCGACCTGATCTCCGGCGCCATTGCCGCGCCTGCGCCGGGCGATGTCGGGCCGCGGATCGAGCGGCTCGGCCTCGTGCTGGTCGACAACGTCACGCCGGATGAGGGCGGCGCGGCGGGCGGTTTCTTCAACCTCTTCAACAAGCCGAAGCCGGAAGACGTCACCATTTTCACCCGCGACCTCGCGCTGCTGCTGCGTGCCGGCGCCCGCATCAACGACGGATTGGAGCTGCTCGCGGCCGACCCCGATTTCGGCCGGCTGCGCTCGGTCGTGGCCGACATCCGTTCGCGCGTCGTCTCGGGCGAGAGCTTTGCCGAGGCGCTGGCGCGGCACGAGGGGCTATTTCCGCCGATGTACATCGCGCTCGTCCGAGTCGGCGAGGCCTCGGGATCACTGGATCAGGTGCTGGAGGTGCTGGCGGGCGAACGCGCGCGCGGCGAAGCCCTGCGGCGCCGGCTGTCGGATGCGATCCGCTATCCCCTGTTCGTGCTCGGCGCTGCCGGCTGTGTGCTGCTGTTCTTCCTCAGCTTCGTGCTGCCGCAGTTTGCCAGCGTGCTGCAGGATTTCGGCGCCAAGGTCGATCCGGTGGTCGGCGTATTCCTCAACATCTCGACCTTCCTGCGCAGCAATTCCGACACGGTGCTGGCCGGCCTTGCCGTCATCATCGCCGCGACATGGCTCATGTTGCGGCAGCAGCGTATCCGCCACGGCATCACCAATGCGATCGTGCGGCTGCCGGCGATCCGCAACATCATGAGCGCGTACCGCACGGCGCTGTTCTGCCGCAATCTCGGCCTGCTGCTCGGCAGCGGCGTCAATCTGACCACCACGCTGCGCATCCTGATCGACATGATGGCGACGACCGGACCGTCCGCGGTCTGGAGCGATGCCGCCGATCGCGTCCGCCACGGCTCCAAGCTCTCCGACGCGCTGGCCGAAACCGAGGCATTGCCGGCGATGGCCGTGCGCATGCTCCGGCTCGGCGACGAGACCGGGCAATTGCCGATGCTGTCTGGACGCGTCGCCGAGTTCTATGAAACGAAATTGCAGCGAACGCTCGACCGTGCGGTCGGCGTCGCGGGGCCGGCGGCGATCATCGCGATCTCGCTGGTGGTCGGCGGCCTGATCACGTCGGTGATGACGGCGCTGATGTCGGTGAGCCAGATTGTCGGTTAG
- a CDS encoding general secretion pathway protein GspK, which yields MSRTAQNCEAIGDPRGFIVVVVLWILAALAALALIYLTYVTNTAITVAVNADRLQTDALVNAGIELTAYRLTAQNEAVRPTSGTFNARVGAGRVSVTFRSEAARVDLNMAPKALLAGLMTALGVSETDAPAYADRILAWRSATEAGQDNPEDSYYRTLGASYLPRHAPFPHSDELWLVRGIPAAVVERAMPFVTVFSNMRTVNLLDAAPQVLAALPGMTPETLQQLLRDRTDPKVDPRSLVSLAGGANVTTDGSRAYRLTVVAEAPSHRRSSAEIVILLLEGSDEPYRVLSWHNAFDGSAGKPL from the coding sequence GTGAGCCGCACGGCGCAGAATTGCGAGGCTATCGGCGATCCCCGCGGCTTCATCGTCGTCGTCGTGCTCTGGATCCTGGCGGCGCTGGCCGCGCTCGCGCTGATTTACCTCACCTATGTCACCAACACTGCGATCACCGTCGCGGTCAACGCCGACCGGTTGCAGACCGATGCGCTCGTCAACGCCGGCATCGAGCTCACCGCCTACCGGCTGACGGCGCAGAACGAAGCGGTGCGGCCGACCAGCGGCACCTTCAATGCCCGCGTCGGCGCCGGCCGGGTGAGCGTGACCTTCCGCTCGGAGGCGGCGCGGGTCGATCTCAACATGGCGCCGAAGGCGTTGCTCGCGGGCCTGATGACGGCGCTCGGCGTCTCGGAGACGGACGCGCCGGCCTATGCGGACCGGATCCTCGCCTGGCGCTCCGCGACGGAAGCCGGCCAGGACAATCCGGAGGATTCCTATTACCGCACGCTGGGCGCGTCCTATCTGCCGCGCCATGCGCCGTTCCCGCACAGCGACGAGCTCTGGCTCGTGCGCGGCATTCCGGCCGCCGTCGTCGAGCGTGCGATGCCCTTCGTCACCGTGTTCAGCAACATGCGGACGGTGAATCTGCTGGACGCCGCGCCGCAGGTGCTGGCGGCACTGCCGGGCATGACGCCCGAGACGCTGCAACAGCTGCTGCGCGACCGCACTGACCCCAAGGTCGATCCGCGATCCCTGGTCAGCCTCGCCGGCGGCGCCAATGTGACGACCGACGGCTCGCGGGCGTACCGGCTGACCGTCGTCGCCGAGGCGCCGTCGCACCGGCGCAGCTCGGCCGAAATCGTCATCCTGCTTCTCGAAGGCAGCGATGAGCCGTATCGTGTCTTGTCGTGGCATAACGCCTTCGACGGTTCTGCCGGAAAGCCTCTGTGA
- the gspM gene encoding type II secretion system protein GspM, with protein sequence MSSTISSAKVASGNAVTRALGSSPLIAVTLYVAVAGGLLLMAGLSIADVFAHRQALAQTSDLLDQLRGRKGGAKNAAAALAEHPGTPFLEGPTVTVAGANLLQRVAAAVANVGGSVQSSQVDVSGAQAKDGFVGLVVSCELDQPALQKLLYDLEAGMPFLYVDQLDVQVPQTTALNEAGTGRVRVILGVSGQWQAGK encoded by the coding sequence ATGAGCAGCACCATCAGCAGCGCCAAGGTCGCGAGCGGAAACGCGGTGACGCGGGCGCTCGGAAGCTCGCCGTTGATCGCGGTCACGCTCTATGTCGCGGTTGCCGGCGGGCTGCTGCTGATGGCGGGGCTGTCGATCGCCGACGTCTTCGCTCACCGCCAGGCGCTGGCGCAGACCTCCGACCTGCTCGACCAGCTGCGCGGCCGCAAGGGCGGCGCGAAGAATGCTGCGGCAGCCTTGGCCGAGCATCCCGGCACGCCGTTCCTGGAAGGGCCGACCGTGACGGTCGCGGGCGCCAATCTGTTGCAGCGGGTTGCGGCCGCCGTCGCCAATGTCGGCGGCTCGGTGCAGTCCTCGCAGGTGGACGTCTCGGGCGCTCAGGCGAAGGACGGCTTCGTCGGTCTCGTCGTGAGCTGCGAGCTCGACCAGCCGGCGCTGCAGAAGCTGCTCTACGACCTCGAAGCCGGCATGCCGTTCCTGTATGTCGATCAGCTCGACGTCCAGGTGCCGCAGACGACTGCGCTGAACGAGGCCGGCACCGGCCGCGTCAGGGTGATCCTGGGCGTGTCCGGGCAGTGGCAGGCCGGAAAATAG
- a CDS encoding autotransporter outer membrane beta-barrel domain-containing protein, with the protein MVALGSKTLTITHGSVFSGVIQDGGIGGGTGGNLLIANGATQQLAGINTYTGTTTIASGGELDLINFGGSDGSIATSSNVIANGVFDIAGLSAGTAIKSLSGSGNVNLGANTLTITNGNGTFAGVISDGDAGGGLTMAGGTEILSGANTYSGATTVNGGRLEVNGSITSASTVNAGGTLAGSGSVGSVTVSGGTLAPGSAGAIGTLAINGPLSFTAASTYLVQVSSTSASLASVAGAATLGGATVSATFSSGTVKKQYTILTATGGLGGTTFNPAVVSNVPALNATLSYDANDVFLNIGVNFTPSGGGLNTNQQNVANTLTNFFNTTGGIPAAFAALTPAGLTTASGELGTGIIQSAINADGQFLNLMLDPTIIGRSGGFAKAGSVAQFAEGDDAAGYAAMRPANAREREAYAMATKVPQLLASQLSSRWSVWAAGYGGSAQVGGNAAIGSQDLTARVWGGAAGADYRLSVDTLVGFALGGGGLNYSLANAMGAGSADLFQAGVYGRHNFGPAYLSAALAYGWHDVTTNRTVPAGGFDQLQGRFKADTFSARFEGGYRFATRWIGITPYAAAQATNFNLPNYSELSLNGGGLFALNYASQSLTDTRSELGLRTDKSYAVQDGVLTLRGRAAWAHDYNPSRAVTALFQTLPGTSFVVNGAQADADSALLSASAEMKWLSGFSIAGTFDGEFSGNVTSYSGKGVLKYSW; encoded by the coding sequence GTGGTCGCACTCGGATCGAAAACGCTCACCATCACCCACGGCAGCGTGTTCTCGGGCGTGATCCAGGACGGCGGCATCGGCGGCGGCACCGGCGGCAATCTGCTGATCGCAAACGGCGCCACCCAGCAGCTCGCCGGCATCAACACCTATACCGGCACCACGACGATCGCGAGCGGCGGCGAGCTCGACCTGATCAATTTCGGCGGTAGCGACGGCAGCATCGCGACCTCGAGCAACGTCATCGCCAACGGCGTCTTCGACATCGCGGGCCTGAGTGCCGGCACCGCGATCAAATCGCTGTCCGGCTCGGGCAACGTCAATCTCGGCGCCAACACGCTGACCATCACCAACGGCAACGGCACCTTCGCCGGCGTCATCAGCGACGGCGACGCGGGCGGCGGACTCACCATGGCCGGCGGCACGGAGATCCTCTCCGGCGCCAACACCTACAGTGGCGCGACCACCGTGAACGGCGGCAGGCTGGAGGTGAACGGCTCGATCACCAGCGCGTCCACCGTCAATGCCGGCGGCACGCTGGCCGGCTCCGGCAGCGTCGGCAGTGTCACCGTGAGCGGCGGCACGCTCGCGCCGGGCAGCGCGGGTGCGATCGGAACGCTGGCAATCAATGGCCCCCTGAGCTTCACTGCGGCCTCGACCTATCTGGTGCAGGTCTCCTCCACCAGCGCCAGCCTCGCGAGCGTCGCGGGCGCAGCCACGCTCGGCGGCGCGACAGTGAGCGCGACCTTCAGCTCCGGCACGGTCAAGAAGCAGTACACGATCCTGACCGCGACCGGCGGCCTCGGCGGCACCACCTTCAATCCGGCCGTCGTCTCCAACGTGCCGGCGCTGAACGCGACGCTGAGCTACGATGCCAACGATGTCTTCCTCAACATCGGCGTCAACTTCACGCCGAGCGGCGGCGGCCTGAACACCAATCAGCAGAACGTTGCGAACACGCTGACCAATTTCTTCAACACCACCGGCGGCATTCCCGCGGCCTTCGCCGCGCTGACGCCGGCAGGGCTGACCACCGCCTCGGGCGAGCTCGGCACGGGCATCATCCAGTCCGCGATCAACGCCGACGGCCAGTTCCTCAATCTGATGCTCGATCCGACCATCATCGGCCGCTCGGGCGGTTTCGCCAAGGCGGGCAGCGTCGCGCAATTCGCTGAGGGCGATGATGCGGCCGGCTATGCCGCGATGCGGCCCGCCAATGCGCGCGAGCGCGAGGCCTATGCGATGGCGACCAAGGTGCCGCAGCTGCTGGCGTCGCAGCTGAGCAGCCGCTGGAGCGTCTGGGCGGCAGGCTATGGCGGCTCGGCCCAAGTCGGCGGCAATGCGGCGATCGGCTCGCAGGATTTGACTGCGCGGGTCTGGGGCGGCGCCGCCGGCGCCGACTACAGGCTTTCAGTGGACACGCTGGTCGGCTTCGCGCTCGGCGGCGGCGGGCTGAACTACTCGCTCGCCAATGCGATGGGCGCGGGTTCGGCCGACCTGTTCCAGGCCGGCGTCTATGGCCGGCACAATTTCGGGCCGGCCTACCTCTCGGCCGCACTCGCCTATGGCTGGCACGACGTCACCACGAACCGCACCGTGCCGGCCGGCGGCTTCGACCAGCTCCAGGGCCGCTTCAAGGCCGATACCTTCTCGGCCCGCTTCGAGGGCGGCTATCGCTTCGCGACACGCTGGATCGGCATCACACCTTATGCGGCTGCGCAGGCGACCAACTTCAACCTGCCGAACTATTCCGAACTCAGTCTCAATGGCGGCGGCCTGTTCGCGCTGAACTACGCCTCGCAGTCGCTCACCGACACCCGCTCCGAACTCGGCCTGCGCACCGACAAATCCTATGCGGTGCAGGACGGCGTGCTGACCTTGCGCGGCCGCGCCGCCTGGGCGCACGACTACAATCCGAGCCGCGCCGTGACCGCATTGTTCCAGACCCTGCCGGGCACCAGCTTCGTCGTGAACGGCGCCCAGGCCGATGCCGATTCCGCGCTTCTCAGCGCCAGTGCCGAGATGAAATGGCTGAGCGGCTTCTCGATCGCCGGCACCTTCGACGGCGAGTTCTCCGGCAACGTTACCAGCTATTCCGGCAAGGGCGTGTTGAAATACAGCTGGTGA